In Cherax quadricarinatus isolate ZL_2023a chromosome 91, ASM3850222v1, whole genome shotgun sequence, a single window of DNA contains:
- the LOC128704852 gene encoding uncharacterized protein yields MSLASELLREGFRLPITRRGLFSQDDFFRGFQKDYSRAVSDVLDRWGSRASKADRFASYRKLRERDASEDSQAATISETPDLYTIVIDMSEYASGELTVQTVGFSALVEGKVGQKTYRRSFPLPKDTVIDGVVADLSDESILTITAPRKGKAGTSGGGSAGNDSKSASSSTLTSLEEQIIPTKLQTSSSSSTEERVIPTVIEGAKTSAAQSVKTEEYTSSTGRRGSSSRIIPLNVEGEATTTQTVATEKETAVKSEAASTCERIIPTVLDRGTSSFSTSYATSGRDRVLPIKRRGKFFQDSTFERVWSDFESAIDELMSRRGSRSGTEGDRFQSYRNLRQCVQQDDNQAATVSKENGEYKIVVDVKDFVDGHLDVKAQEGAIIVTGRKGPCSFERRFSISGLSEPDKVSASLSADGVLTITAPK; encoded by the exons ATGTCCCTAGCAAGCGAGCTCCTGAGGGAGGGCTTCAGGTTGCCCATCACTCGGAGGGGGCTCTTCTCTCAGGATGACTTCTTTCGTGGGTTCCAGAAGGACTATAGCCGAGCTGTCAGCGATGTGCTCGACCGCTGGGGCTCCAGAGCCTCCAAGGCAGACCGCTTCGCCTCCTACAGGAAACTGAGAGAAAGGGACGCCTCTGAGGACAGCCAGGCGGCGACCATCTCTGAGACTCCTGATCTGTACACG ATTGTGATTGACATGAGCGAGTATGCCAGTGGAGAACTCACGGTGCAGACGGTAGGATTCTCTGCCCTGGTGGAGGGTAAGGTTGGTCAGAAGACCTACAGACGCAGCTTCCCACTTCCTAAGGATACTGTCATCGACGGTGTAGTGGCAGATCTTTCTGATGAAAGTATATTGACCATCACAGCACCCAGGAAA GGTAAAGCTGGGACCAGCGGTGGTGGCTCAGCAGGTAACGACTCGAAGTCTGCCTCCAGTTCGACTCTCACATCGCTTGAGGAGCAAATAATCCCCACTAAGCTGCAGACATCGTCATCGTCCTCCACGGAGGAGAGAGTCATTCCAACTGTCATCGAGGGAGCTAAGACCAGCGCCGCACAGAGTGTAAAAACAGAGGAATACACATCGTCCACAGGTCGCAGAGGCTCAAGTTCAAGAATAATTCCTCTGAACGTTGAAGGAGAAGCCACTACCACCCAGACAGTcgccactgagaaagagacagcAGTGAAGAGCGAAGCTGCCAGCACGTGTGAGCGAATTATTCCCACTGTTTTGGATAGAGGGACATCAAGTTTTTCGACATCTTATGCGACCTCTGGCCGAGATCGAGTCCTACCCATCAAAAGACGTGGCAAGTTCTTCCAAGACTCGACGTTTGAAAGAGTCTGGAGTGACTTCGAATCTGCTATTGACGAACTGATGTCCCGAAGGGGGTCTCGCTCGGGGACTGAAGGCGACAGGTTCCAGTCCTATAGAAACCTTCGCCAATGTGTCCAACAGGATGACAATCAAGCCGCTACCGTCTCTAAAGAGAACGGAGAGTACAAG ATTGTAGTGGATGTAAAGGACTTCGTGGACGGCCACCTGGACGTGAAGGCACAGGAAGGGGCCATAATCGTCACCGGCAGGAAGGGTCCTTGCTCGTTTGAGCGGAGGTTCTCTATCTCTGGTTTATCAGAGCCGGATAAGGTCTCTGCGTCTCTCTCCGCTGATGGAGTCCTCACCATTACAGCTCCCAAATAA